One part of the Lotus japonicus ecotype B-129 chromosome 2, LjGifu_v1.2 genome encodes these proteins:
- the LOC130739800 gene encoding uncharacterized protein LOC130739800: MDAAAAAAASSSLSSMALPSLKPHNPISKLSIFQRSTIPTTLIPSWASLVSSNPALSPKFQSFLRCSTKPDTSANSEIHSEQNDEPSSVSNSQNQKASEPGEASVVFSSSSPVDSSSYACSRGLVFDLGPSNSWDGAEIGSPVVKRFLSDEEERWYMWYHGRSEGDSCSGLIGLAISSNGVHWERGGGPSRSSSDVGSVMNCGKDWWVFDTHGVRPSETVIMSSSRVRAPPGVYWLYYTGYSSETAEVTDHSMEFCLENPDRCLINDGVNQGECGKWNVLKSLPGLAISQDGRHWARIEGEHHSGALIDVGSEKDWDSLFISSPHVVYHENGDLRMYYHSFDLEKGHFAVGIARSRDGVRWVKLGKVIGGGKTGSFDEFGAMNPCVMRNRIDGNYMMAYEGVAADGRRSIGMAISPNGLKEWVRLQDEAILEPSDRGCWDDKDVGSPCLVQMDKEENELRLYYRGVGNEGRVGIGMAVSEGKDVRSFRRWTGFHL; this comes from the coding sequence ATGgatgcagcagcagcagcagcagcatcatcatcattgtcatcAATGGCACTTCCCTCCTTGAAACCACACAACCCCATCTCAAAACTTTCCATTTTCCAACGTTCCACCATCCCAACAACGTTAATCCCATCATGGGCATCCTTGGTTTCCTCAAACCCTGCCCTCTCCCCAAAGTTTCAATCATTCTTACGCTGCTCCACGAAACCAGACACCAGCGCCAACAGCGAGATACACAGCGAGCAAAACGATGAACCCAGTTCAGTTTCTAATAGCCAGAATCAGAAGGCATCAGAACCAGGCGAAGCAAGTGTAGTGTTTTCTTCTTCATCGCCTGTGGATTCTTCTTCTTATGCTTGTTCAAGAGGGTTGGTGTTTGATTTGGGTCCTTCGAACTCGTGGGACGGTGCAGAGATTGGATCGCCGGTGGTGAAGAGGTTTTTGAGCGATGAGGAGGAGAGATGGTACATGTGGTATCATGGAAGGTCTGAAGGGGACTCATGTTCTGGTTTGATTGGGTTGGCTATTTCCAGCAATGGGGTTCATTGGGAGCGTGGAGGAGGGCCTTCTAGATCAAGTTCTGATGTGGGTTCTGTGATGAATTGTGGTAAGGATTGGTGGGTTTTTGATACTCATGGAGTTAGACCATCTGAGACGGTGATCATGTCTAGTTCTAGAGTTAGAGCTCCTCCTGGTGTTTATTGGCTTTACTATACTGGCTATAGCTCTGAGACTGCAGAGGTTACTGATCACTCTATGGAATTCTGTTTGGAAAATCCGGATAGGtgtctcatcaatgatggtgtGAATCAAGGGGAATGTGGTAAGTGGAATGTTTTGAAGTCATTGCCTGGTTTGGCTATTAGTCAAGATGGGAGGCATTGGGCTAGGATTGAAGGAGAGCATCATAGTGGGGCATTGATTGATGTTGGGTCTGAGAAAGATTGGGATTCTTTGTTTATTTCTTCTCCACATGTGGTTTACCATGAGAATGGGGACCTCAGGATGTATTATCATTCATTTGATTTGGAAAAAGGGCACTTTGCTGTTGGGATTGCTAGGTCAAGAGATGGAGTCAGGTGGGTGAAGTTGGGGAAAGTAATAGGGGGAGGAAAAACTGGTTCTTTTGATGAGTTTGGAGCAATGAATCCGTGTGTGATGAGGAACCGGATTGATGGGAACTATATGATGGCATATGAAGGTGTTGCTGCTGATGGAAGGAGGAGCATTGGGATGGCTATTTCTCCTAATGGGTTGAAGGAATGGGTGAGGCTTCAAGATGAGGCAATTTTGGAGCCATCAGATAGAGGTTGTTGGGATGATAAGGATGTGGGATCCCCATGTCTTGTTCAAATGgataaagaagaaaatgagTTGAGGTTGTACTATagaggtgttggaaatgaaggAAGAGTTGGAATAGGAATGGCCGTTTCTGAAGGGAAGGATGTTAGAAGTTTTAGAAGATGGACAGGTTTTCATTTATAA